Proteins encoded together in one Asterias rubens chromosome 4, eAstRub1.3, whole genome shotgun sequence window:
- the LOC117289438 gene encoding AP-1 complex subunit gamma-1-like isoform X4, translating to MSVLQALEEKLSKMPAPMRLKDLIRNIRAARTAADERGVIQKELAIIRNSFREEDNTYRCRNVAKLLYINMLGYPAHFGQLECLKLIASPRFTDKRIGYLGATLLLDERHDVHLLMTNSMKNDMEHNTQYVIGLSLSCFGSICSPEMSRDLAGEVEKLLKSTNAYVKKKAALCAVRIIRKVPDLMEMFIPAVRSLLNDKNHGVQLTAVVLITEMCERSSDTLIHFRKIVPNLVRILKNLIMSGYSPEHDVSGVSDPFLQVRILRLLRILGRSDMDCSEAMNDILAQVATNTETSKNVGNAILYETVLCIMDIKSESGLRVLAINILGRFLLNNDKNIRYVALNTLLKVVQSDMNAVQRHRSTIVDCLKDPDISIKRRAVELCFALINTNNVRSMIKELIFFLDKADPEFKSYTSSNIISACERHSPNKRWHIDTMMRVLTGAGNYVPEDSVSGLIQNISETSSLHGYIVQQLYKGMKDDISQQPLAQVAAWCMGEYGDLLVGGIIEEEEPVQVSENEALDLLESVIQATSSSQVTKEYALQAIMKLSARFTHSADRIMKMTTPYTQSLDTELQQRSVEFSALISSHDHMRAGLLERMPPMEKKEEKQVNGDVNEEVEERKRMKPPSMQQESKGLLELIGDGTGSPVPNAGFSLTSPSQPRKTEPSSSGGELLDLLDTLDFSTPAATMPALQPVSLLSSQSPPPNIMDVYGGLEPMPASQPQSDLLGGLVNNINPSIPSITAVENGPVKIEFAFERDSSDKVSILLKATNSAPNPVTSFLFQAAVPKTFQLELLTPSGDLIPPNNSGAVTQTIKVMNPSKQAMRMRYKLAFMVNGNATNTQGEVNNFPPTMFS from the exons ATGTCAGTGCTTCAGGCATTGGAGGAAAAG TTATCCAAGATGCCAGCCCCAATGCGATTGAAGgatctgatcagaaacatccgAGCAGCTCGTACCGCCGCTGACGAGAGGGGTGTCATACAGAAAGAGTTAGCCATCATCCGTAACTCATTCCGTGAGGAGGATAACACGTATAGATGTCGTAATGTGGCAAAGCTGCTCTACATCAACATGCTGGGATACCCGGCACATTTTGGACAG CTGGAGTGTTTGAAACTCATTGCGTCTCCTCGCTTCACTGATAAACGAATCGGCTACCTAGGAGCTACTCTACTGCTCGATGAACGACATGATGTCCATTTACTCATGACAAATTCCATGAAGAA TGATATGGAACACAACACCCAGTATGTCATAGGCTTATCACTCAGTTGCTTTGGCAGCATTTGTTCACCGGAGATGAGTCGAGATCTCGCCGGCGAGGTGGAGAAACTTCTCAAGTCAACAAATGCTTACGTCAAGAAGAAG GCTGCACTATGTGCTGTACGTATTATCAGAAAGGTACCAGACCTAATGGAGATGTTTATCCCTGCTGTCCGCTCACTTCTCAATGACAAAAATCATG gTGTTCAGCTCACAGCAGTAGTACTCATAACAGAAATGTGTGAGCGTAGTTCAGATACCTTAATCCACTTTCGCAAG ATCGTGCCAAATCTTGTGAGAATACTCAAGAATCTGATCATGTCTGGTTACTCCCCTGAGCATGATGTATCTGGAGTCAGTGATCCATTCTTGCAG GTGAGGATTCTACGCTTGCTACGAATCTTAGGTCGATCCGATATGGATTGCAGTGAAGCTATGAACGACATCTTAGCCCAAGTAGCAACAAACACAGAGACCAGTAAGAATGTTGGCAATGCAATCCTGTATGAGACGGTACTATGTATCATGGACATCAAATCAGAAAGTGGACTTAGAGTCTTGGCTATTAATATACTTGGAAGATTCCTGCTCAATAACGATAAGAATATAAG ATATGTGGCGCTGAATACTTTGCTTAAGGTTGTACAGAGTGATATGAATGCAGTGCAGAGACATAGAAGTACTATAGTAGACTGTCTCAAAGATCCAGACATCTCAATTAAAAG GCGTGCCGTGGAGCTTTGTTTTGCCCTGATTAATACAAACAATGTCCGGAGTATGATTAAAGAGCTGattttcttcctcgataaagcTGATCCAGAGTTTAAGTCCTACACATCATCCAACATAATCTCAGCATGTGAAAG ACACTCACCTAATAAGAGATGGCATATAGACACAATGATGAGAGTATTAACTGGAGCAGGTAACTACGTTCCTGAAGACTCAGTGTCCGGTCTGATTCAGAACATCTCAGAGACGTCTAGTTTGCACGGATACATTGttcagcagctctataaagGCATGAAGGACGATATTAGTCAG CAACCCTTGGCCCAAGTAGCAGCATGGTGTATGGGGGAGTACGGAGACCTCTTAGTAGGAGGTATCATCGAGGAAGAAGAACCGGTACAG GTTTCAGAAAACGAGGCCCTGGATTTGTTAGAGTCTGTCATACAGGCTACCTCCTCATCACAAGTTACCAAAGAGTATGCGCTCCAGGCTATCATGAAGCTCAGTGCAAGGTTTACACACTCAGCAGA tcgCATTATGAAGATGACAACACCTTATACACAAAGTCTGGACACGGAATTACAACAAAGATCTGTGGAGTTTTCTGCACTAATATCATCCCATGATCATATGAG GGCTGGATTATTAGAACGAATGCCACCAATGGAGAAGAAGGAAGAGAAACAGGTTAATGGAGACGTTAATGAGGAGGTCGAGGAGCGGAAACGAATGAAACCACCAAGTATGCAACAAGAG AGCAAAGGTTTATTGGAGCTTATTGGAGATGGCACAGGGTCACCGGTTCCTAATGCAGGTTTCTCATTAACATCACCGAGTCAACCTCGTAAGACAGAACCATCATCAAGTGGTGGAGAATTACTCGACCTACTCG ACACGTTGGACTTCAGCACTCCCGCTGCTACCATGCCAGCACTACAACCCGTATCACTCCTATCAAGTCAATCACCACCTCCTAACATCATGGATGTCTATGGGGGATTAGAACCTATGCCAGCCTCTCAACCACAATCAGACCTTCTGGGAGGCCTTGTCAATAATATAA ATCCATCTATACCTTCCATCACAGCAGTAGAGAACGGCCCAGTTAAGATAGAGTTTGCCTTTGAGAGGGACTCCTCCGACAAAGTTAGCATCTTACTCAAGGCCACAAACTCCGCTCCTAATCCAGTCACTAGTTTCTTATTCCAAGCTGCGGTCCCAAAG ACATTCCAACTTGAGCTGTTGACACCATCAGGTGACCTCATACCCCCTAACAACTCTGGAGCAGTCACCCAAACTATCAAGGTGATGAACCCGTCCAAACAGGCCATGAGGATGCGCTACAAACTAGCCTTCATGGTCAATGGTAACGCCACCAACACCCAGGGAGAAGTCAATAATTTCCCACCCACGATGTTCTCATAG
- the LOC117289438 gene encoding AP-1 complex subunit gamma-1-like isoform X1 — protein MSVLQALEEKLSKMPAPMRLKDLIRNIRAARTAADERGVIQKELAIIRNSFREEDNTYRCRNVAKLLYINMLGYPAHFGQLECLKLIASPRFTDKRIGYLGATLLLDERHDVHLLMTNSMKNDMEHNTQYVIGLSLSCFGSICSPEMSRDLAGEVEKLLKSTNAYVKKKAALCAVRIIRKVPDLMEMFIPAVRSLLNDKNHGVQLTAVVLITEMCERSSDTLIHFRKVKEIVPNLVRILKNLIMSGYSPEHDVSGVSDPFLQVRILRLLRILGRSDMDCSEAMNDILAQVATNTETSKNVGNAILYETVLCIMDIKSESGLRVLAINILGRFLLNNDKNIRYVALNTLLKVVQSDMNAVQRHRSTIVDCLKDPDISIKRRAVELCFALINTNNVRSMIKELIFFLDKADPEFKSYTSSNIISACERHSPNKRWHIDTMMRVLTGAGNYVPEDSVSGLIQNISETSSLHGYIVQQLYKGMKDDISQQPLAQVAAWCMGEYGDLLVGGIIEEEEPVQVRTFYVPALDLDQLRQAAYDPGKTEPLQVSENEALDLLESVIQATSSSQVTKEYALQAIMKLSARFTHSADRIMKMTTPYTQSLDTELQQRSVEFSALISSHDHMRAGLLERMPPMEKKEEKQVNGDVNEEVEERKRMKPPSMQQESKGLLELIGDGTGSPVPNAGFSLTSPSQPRKTEPSSSGGELLDLLDTLDFSTPAATMPALQPVSLLSSQSPPPNIMDVYGGLEPMPASQPQSDLLGGLVNNINPSIPSITAVENGPVKIEFAFERDSSDKVSILLKATNSAPNPVTSFLFQAAVPKTFQLELLTPSGDLIPPNNSGAVTQTIKVMNPSKQAMRMRYKLAFMVNGNATNTQGEVNNFPPTMFS, from the exons ATGTCAGTGCTTCAGGCATTGGAGGAAAAG TTATCCAAGATGCCAGCCCCAATGCGATTGAAGgatctgatcagaaacatccgAGCAGCTCGTACCGCCGCTGACGAGAGGGGTGTCATACAGAAAGAGTTAGCCATCATCCGTAACTCATTCCGTGAGGAGGATAACACGTATAGATGTCGTAATGTGGCAAAGCTGCTCTACATCAACATGCTGGGATACCCGGCACATTTTGGACAG CTGGAGTGTTTGAAACTCATTGCGTCTCCTCGCTTCACTGATAAACGAATCGGCTACCTAGGAGCTACTCTACTGCTCGATGAACGACATGATGTCCATTTACTCATGACAAATTCCATGAAGAA TGATATGGAACACAACACCCAGTATGTCATAGGCTTATCACTCAGTTGCTTTGGCAGCATTTGTTCACCGGAGATGAGTCGAGATCTCGCCGGCGAGGTGGAGAAACTTCTCAAGTCAACAAATGCTTACGTCAAGAAGAAG GCTGCACTATGTGCTGTACGTATTATCAGAAAGGTACCAGACCTAATGGAGATGTTTATCCCTGCTGTCCGCTCACTTCTCAATGACAAAAATCATG gTGTTCAGCTCACAGCAGTAGTACTCATAACAGAAATGTGTGAGCGTAGTTCAGATACCTTAATCCACTTTCGCAAG GTAAAGGAG ATCGTGCCAAATCTTGTGAGAATACTCAAGAATCTGATCATGTCTGGTTACTCCCCTGAGCATGATGTATCTGGAGTCAGTGATCCATTCTTGCAG GTGAGGATTCTACGCTTGCTACGAATCTTAGGTCGATCCGATATGGATTGCAGTGAAGCTATGAACGACATCTTAGCCCAAGTAGCAACAAACACAGAGACCAGTAAGAATGTTGGCAATGCAATCCTGTATGAGACGGTACTATGTATCATGGACATCAAATCAGAAAGTGGACTTAGAGTCTTGGCTATTAATATACTTGGAAGATTCCTGCTCAATAACGATAAGAATATAAG ATATGTGGCGCTGAATACTTTGCTTAAGGTTGTACAGAGTGATATGAATGCAGTGCAGAGACATAGAAGTACTATAGTAGACTGTCTCAAAGATCCAGACATCTCAATTAAAAG GCGTGCCGTGGAGCTTTGTTTTGCCCTGATTAATACAAACAATGTCCGGAGTATGATTAAAGAGCTGattttcttcctcgataaagcTGATCCAGAGTTTAAGTCCTACACATCATCCAACATAATCTCAGCATGTGAAAG ACACTCACCTAATAAGAGATGGCATATAGACACAATGATGAGAGTATTAACTGGAGCAGGTAACTACGTTCCTGAAGACTCAGTGTCCGGTCTGATTCAGAACATCTCAGAGACGTCTAGTTTGCACGGATACATTGttcagcagctctataaagGCATGAAGGACGATATTAGTCAG CAACCCTTGGCCCAAGTAGCAGCATGGTGTATGGGGGAGTACGGAGACCTCTTAGTAGGAGGTATCATCGAGGAAGAAGAACCGGTACAGGTACGTACCTTCTACGTCCCTGCCTTAGATTTGGACCAGCTCAGGCAAGCCGCATACGACCCTGGCAAGACTGAACCTTTGCAG GTTTCAGAAAACGAGGCCCTGGATTTGTTAGAGTCTGTCATACAGGCTACCTCCTCATCACAAGTTACCAAAGAGTATGCGCTCCAGGCTATCATGAAGCTCAGTGCAAGGTTTACACACTCAGCAGA tcgCATTATGAAGATGACAACACCTTATACACAAAGTCTGGACACGGAATTACAACAAAGATCTGTGGAGTTTTCTGCACTAATATCATCCCATGATCATATGAG GGCTGGATTATTAGAACGAATGCCACCAATGGAGAAGAAGGAAGAGAAACAGGTTAATGGAGACGTTAATGAGGAGGTCGAGGAGCGGAAACGAATGAAACCACCAAGTATGCAACAAGAG AGCAAAGGTTTATTGGAGCTTATTGGAGATGGCACAGGGTCACCGGTTCCTAATGCAGGTTTCTCATTAACATCACCGAGTCAACCTCGTAAGACAGAACCATCATCAAGTGGTGGAGAATTACTCGACCTACTCG ACACGTTGGACTTCAGCACTCCCGCTGCTACCATGCCAGCACTACAACCCGTATCACTCCTATCAAGTCAATCACCACCTCCTAACATCATGGATGTCTATGGGGGATTAGAACCTATGCCAGCCTCTCAACCACAATCAGACCTTCTGGGAGGCCTTGTCAATAATATAA ATCCATCTATACCTTCCATCACAGCAGTAGAGAACGGCCCAGTTAAGATAGAGTTTGCCTTTGAGAGGGACTCCTCCGACAAAGTTAGCATCTTACTCAAGGCCACAAACTCCGCTCCTAATCCAGTCACTAGTTTCTTATTCCAAGCTGCGGTCCCAAAG ACATTCCAACTTGAGCTGTTGACACCATCAGGTGACCTCATACCCCCTAACAACTCTGGAGCAGTCACCCAAACTATCAAGGTGATGAACCCGTCCAAACAGGCCATGAGGATGCGCTACAAACTAGCCTTCATGGTCAATGGTAACGCCACCAACACCCAGGGAGAAGTCAATAATTTCCCACCCACGATGTTCTCATAG
- the LOC117289438 gene encoding AP-1 complex subunit gamma-1-like isoform X2, whose amino-acid sequence MSVLQALEEKLSKMPAPMRLKDLIRNIRAARTAADERGVIQKELAIIRNSFREEDNTYRCRNVAKLLYINMLGYPAHFGQLECLKLIASPRFTDKRIGYLGATLLLDERHDVHLLMTNSMKNDMEHNTQYVIGLSLSCFGSICSPEMSRDLAGEVEKLLKSTNAYVKKKAALCAVRIIRKVPDLMEMFIPAVRSLLNDKNHGVQLTAVVLITEMCERSSDTLIHFRKIVPNLVRILKNLIMSGYSPEHDVSGVSDPFLQVRILRLLRILGRSDMDCSEAMNDILAQVATNTETSKNVGNAILYETVLCIMDIKSESGLRVLAINILGRFLLNNDKNIRYVALNTLLKVVQSDMNAVQRHRSTIVDCLKDPDISIKRRAVELCFALINTNNVRSMIKELIFFLDKADPEFKSYTSSNIISACERHSPNKRWHIDTMMRVLTGAGNYVPEDSVSGLIQNISETSSLHGYIVQQLYKGMKDDISQQPLAQVAAWCMGEYGDLLVGGIIEEEEPVQVRTFYVPALDLDQLRQAAYDPGKTEPLQVSENEALDLLESVIQATSSSQVTKEYALQAIMKLSARFTHSADRIMKMTTPYTQSLDTELQQRSVEFSALISSHDHMRAGLLERMPPMEKKEEKQVNGDVNEEVEERKRMKPPSMQQESKGLLELIGDGTGSPVPNAGFSLTSPSQPRKTEPSSSGGELLDLLDTLDFSTPAATMPALQPVSLLSSQSPPPNIMDVYGGLEPMPASQPQSDLLGGLVNNINPSIPSITAVENGPVKIEFAFERDSSDKVSILLKATNSAPNPVTSFLFQAAVPKTFQLELLTPSGDLIPPNNSGAVTQTIKVMNPSKQAMRMRYKLAFMVNGNATNTQGEVNNFPPTMFS is encoded by the exons ATGTCAGTGCTTCAGGCATTGGAGGAAAAG TTATCCAAGATGCCAGCCCCAATGCGATTGAAGgatctgatcagaaacatccgAGCAGCTCGTACCGCCGCTGACGAGAGGGGTGTCATACAGAAAGAGTTAGCCATCATCCGTAACTCATTCCGTGAGGAGGATAACACGTATAGATGTCGTAATGTGGCAAAGCTGCTCTACATCAACATGCTGGGATACCCGGCACATTTTGGACAG CTGGAGTGTTTGAAACTCATTGCGTCTCCTCGCTTCACTGATAAACGAATCGGCTACCTAGGAGCTACTCTACTGCTCGATGAACGACATGATGTCCATTTACTCATGACAAATTCCATGAAGAA TGATATGGAACACAACACCCAGTATGTCATAGGCTTATCACTCAGTTGCTTTGGCAGCATTTGTTCACCGGAGATGAGTCGAGATCTCGCCGGCGAGGTGGAGAAACTTCTCAAGTCAACAAATGCTTACGTCAAGAAGAAG GCTGCACTATGTGCTGTACGTATTATCAGAAAGGTACCAGACCTAATGGAGATGTTTATCCCTGCTGTCCGCTCACTTCTCAATGACAAAAATCATG gTGTTCAGCTCACAGCAGTAGTACTCATAACAGAAATGTGTGAGCGTAGTTCAGATACCTTAATCCACTTTCGCAAG ATCGTGCCAAATCTTGTGAGAATACTCAAGAATCTGATCATGTCTGGTTACTCCCCTGAGCATGATGTATCTGGAGTCAGTGATCCATTCTTGCAG GTGAGGATTCTACGCTTGCTACGAATCTTAGGTCGATCCGATATGGATTGCAGTGAAGCTATGAACGACATCTTAGCCCAAGTAGCAACAAACACAGAGACCAGTAAGAATGTTGGCAATGCAATCCTGTATGAGACGGTACTATGTATCATGGACATCAAATCAGAAAGTGGACTTAGAGTCTTGGCTATTAATATACTTGGAAGATTCCTGCTCAATAACGATAAGAATATAAG ATATGTGGCGCTGAATACTTTGCTTAAGGTTGTACAGAGTGATATGAATGCAGTGCAGAGACATAGAAGTACTATAGTAGACTGTCTCAAAGATCCAGACATCTCAATTAAAAG GCGTGCCGTGGAGCTTTGTTTTGCCCTGATTAATACAAACAATGTCCGGAGTATGATTAAAGAGCTGattttcttcctcgataaagcTGATCCAGAGTTTAAGTCCTACACATCATCCAACATAATCTCAGCATGTGAAAG ACACTCACCTAATAAGAGATGGCATATAGACACAATGATGAGAGTATTAACTGGAGCAGGTAACTACGTTCCTGAAGACTCAGTGTCCGGTCTGATTCAGAACATCTCAGAGACGTCTAGTTTGCACGGATACATTGttcagcagctctataaagGCATGAAGGACGATATTAGTCAG CAACCCTTGGCCCAAGTAGCAGCATGGTGTATGGGGGAGTACGGAGACCTCTTAGTAGGAGGTATCATCGAGGAAGAAGAACCGGTACAGGTACGTACCTTCTACGTCCCTGCCTTAGATTTGGACCAGCTCAGGCAAGCCGCATACGACCCTGGCAAGACTGAACCTTTGCAG GTTTCAGAAAACGAGGCCCTGGATTTGTTAGAGTCTGTCATACAGGCTACCTCCTCATCACAAGTTACCAAAGAGTATGCGCTCCAGGCTATCATGAAGCTCAGTGCAAGGTTTACACACTCAGCAGA tcgCATTATGAAGATGACAACACCTTATACACAAAGTCTGGACACGGAATTACAACAAAGATCTGTGGAGTTTTCTGCACTAATATCATCCCATGATCATATGAG GGCTGGATTATTAGAACGAATGCCACCAATGGAGAAGAAGGAAGAGAAACAGGTTAATGGAGACGTTAATGAGGAGGTCGAGGAGCGGAAACGAATGAAACCACCAAGTATGCAACAAGAG AGCAAAGGTTTATTGGAGCTTATTGGAGATGGCACAGGGTCACCGGTTCCTAATGCAGGTTTCTCATTAACATCACCGAGTCAACCTCGTAAGACAGAACCATCATCAAGTGGTGGAGAATTACTCGACCTACTCG ACACGTTGGACTTCAGCACTCCCGCTGCTACCATGCCAGCACTACAACCCGTATCACTCCTATCAAGTCAATCACCACCTCCTAACATCATGGATGTCTATGGGGGATTAGAACCTATGCCAGCCTCTCAACCACAATCAGACCTTCTGGGAGGCCTTGTCAATAATATAA ATCCATCTATACCTTCCATCACAGCAGTAGAGAACGGCCCAGTTAAGATAGAGTTTGCCTTTGAGAGGGACTCCTCCGACAAAGTTAGCATCTTACTCAAGGCCACAAACTCCGCTCCTAATCCAGTCACTAGTTTCTTATTCCAAGCTGCGGTCCCAAAG ACATTCCAACTTGAGCTGTTGACACCATCAGGTGACCTCATACCCCCTAACAACTCTGGAGCAGTCACCCAAACTATCAAGGTGATGAACCCGTCCAAACAGGCCATGAGGATGCGCTACAAACTAGCCTTCATGGTCAATGGTAACGCCACCAACACCCAGGGAGAAGTCAATAATTTCCCACCCACGATGTTCTCATAG
- the LOC117289438 gene encoding AP-1 complex subunit gamma-1-like isoform X3: MSVLQALEEKLSKMPAPMRLKDLIRNIRAARTAADERGVIQKELAIIRNSFREEDNTYRCRNVAKLLYINMLGYPAHFGQLECLKLIASPRFTDKRIGYLGATLLLDERHDVHLLMTNSMKNDMEHNTQYVIGLSLSCFGSICSPEMSRDLAGEVEKLLKSTNAYVKKKAALCAVRIIRKVPDLMEMFIPAVRSLLNDKNHGVQLTAVVLITEMCERSSDTLIHFRKVKEIVPNLVRILKNLIMSGYSPEHDVSGVSDPFLQVRILRLLRILGRSDMDCSEAMNDILAQVATNTETSKNVGNAILYETVLCIMDIKSESGLRVLAINILGRFLLNNDKNIRYVALNTLLKVVQSDMNAVQRHRSTIVDCLKDPDISIKRRAVELCFALINTNNVRSMIKELIFFLDKADPEFKSYTSSNIISACERHSPNKRWHIDTMMRVLTGAGNYVPEDSVSGLIQNISETSSLHGYIVQQLYKGMKDDISQQPLAQVAAWCMGEYGDLLVGGIIEEEEPVQVSENEALDLLESVIQATSSSQVTKEYALQAIMKLSARFTHSADRIMKMTTPYTQSLDTELQQRSVEFSALISSHDHMRAGLLERMPPMEKKEEKQVNGDVNEEVEERKRMKPPSMQQESKGLLELIGDGTGSPVPNAGFSLTSPSQPRKTEPSSSGGELLDLLDTLDFSTPAATMPALQPVSLLSSQSPPPNIMDVYGGLEPMPASQPQSDLLGGLVNNINPSIPSITAVENGPVKIEFAFERDSSDKVSILLKATNSAPNPVTSFLFQAAVPKTFQLELLTPSGDLIPPNNSGAVTQTIKVMNPSKQAMRMRYKLAFMVNGNATNTQGEVNNFPPTMFS; the protein is encoded by the exons ATGTCAGTGCTTCAGGCATTGGAGGAAAAG TTATCCAAGATGCCAGCCCCAATGCGATTGAAGgatctgatcagaaacatccgAGCAGCTCGTACCGCCGCTGACGAGAGGGGTGTCATACAGAAAGAGTTAGCCATCATCCGTAACTCATTCCGTGAGGAGGATAACACGTATAGATGTCGTAATGTGGCAAAGCTGCTCTACATCAACATGCTGGGATACCCGGCACATTTTGGACAG CTGGAGTGTTTGAAACTCATTGCGTCTCCTCGCTTCACTGATAAACGAATCGGCTACCTAGGAGCTACTCTACTGCTCGATGAACGACATGATGTCCATTTACTCATGACAAATTCCATGAAGAA TGATATGGAACACAACACCCAGTATGTCATAGGCTTATCACTCAGTTGCTTTGGCAGCATTTGTTCACCGGAGATGAGTCGAGATCTCGCCGGCGAGGTGGAGAAACTTCTCAAGTCAACAAATGCTTACGTCAAGAAGAAG GCTGCACTATGTGCTGTACGTATTATCAGAAAGGTACCAGACCTAATGGAGATGTTTATCCCTGCTGTCCGCTCACTTCTCAATGACAAAAATCATG gTGTTCAGCTCACAGCAGTAGTACTCATAACAGAAATGTGTGAGCGTAGTTCAGATACCTTAATCCACTTTCGCAAG GTAAAGGAG ATCGTGCCAAATCTTGTGAGAATACTCAAGAATCTGATCATGTCTGGTTACTCCCCTGAGCATGATGTATCTGGAGTCAGTGATCCATTCTTGCAG GTGAGGATTCTACGCTTGCTACGAATCTTAGGTCGATCCGATATGGATTGCAGTGAAGCTATGAACGACATCTTAGCCCAAGTAGCAACAAACACAGAGACCAGTAAGAATGTTGGCAATGCAATCCTGTATGAGACGGTACTATGTATCATGGACATCAAATCAGAAAGTGGACTTAGAGTCTTGGCTATTAATATACTTGGAAGATTCCTGCTCAATAACGATAAGAATATAAG ATATGTGGCGCTGAATACTTTGCTTAAGGTTGTACAGAGTGATATGAATGCAGTGCAGAGACATAGAAGTACTATAGTAGACTGTCTCAAAGATCCAGACATCTCAATTAAAAG GCGTGCCGTGGAGCTTTGTTTTGCCCTGATTAATACAAACAATGTCCGGAGTATGATTAAAGAGCTGattttcttcctcgataaagcTGATCCAGAGTTTAAGTCCTACACATCATCCAACATAATCTCAGCATGTGAAAG ACACTCACCTAATAAGAGATGGCATATAGACACAATGATGAGAGTATTAACTGGAGCAGGTAACTACGTTCCTGAAGACTCAGTGTCCGGTCTGATTCAGAACATCTCAGAGACGTCTAGTTTGCACGGATACATTGttcagcagctctataaagGCATGAAGGACGATATTAGTCAG CAACCCTTGGCCCAAGTAGCAGCATGGTGTATGGGGGAGTACGGAGACCTCTTAGTAGGAGGTATCATCGAGGAAGAAGAACCGGTACAG GTTTCAGAAAACGAGGCCCTGGATTTGTTAGAGTCTGTCATACAGGCTACCTCCTCATCACAAGTTACCAAAGAGTATGCGCTCCAGGCTATCATGAAGCTCAGTGCAAGGTTTACACACTCAGCAGA tcgCATTATGAAGATGACAACACCTTATACACAAAGTCTGGACACGGAATTACAACAAAGATCTGTGGAGTTTTCTGCACTAATATCATCCCATGATCATATGAG GGCTGGATTATTAGAACGAATGCCACCAATGGAGAAGAAGGAAGAGAAACAGGTTAATGGAGACGTTAATGAGGAGGTCGAGGAGCGGAAACGAATGAAACCACCAAGTATGCAACAAGAG AGCAAAGGTTTATTGGAGCTTATTGGAGATGGCACAGGGTCACCGGTTCCTAATGCAGGTTTCTCATTAACATCACCGAGTCAACCTCGTAAGACAGAACCATCATCAAGTGGTGGAGAATTACTCGACCTACTCG ACACGTTGGACTTCAGCACTCCCGCTGCTACCATGCCAGCACTACAACCCGTATCACTCCTATCAAGTCAATCACCACCTCCTAACATCATGGATGTCTATGGGGGATTAGAACCTATGCCAGCCTCTCAACCACAATCAGACCTTCTGGGAGGCCTTGTCAATAATATAA ATCCATCTATACCTTCCATCACAGCAGTAGAGAACGGCCCAGTTAAGATAGAGTTTGCCTTTGAGAGGGACTCCTCCGACAAAGTTAGCATCTTACTCAAGGCCACAAACTCCGCTCCTAATCCAGTCACTAGTTTCTTATTCCAAGCTGCGGTCCCAAAG ACATTCCAACTTGAGCTGTTGACACCATCAGGTGACCTCATACCCCCTAACAACTCTGGAGCAGTCACCCAAACTATCAAGGTGATGAACCCGTCCAAACAGGCCATGAGGATGCGCTACAAACTAGCCTTCATGGTCAATGGTAACGCCACCAACACCCAGGGAGAAGTCAATAATTTCCCACCCACGATGTTCTCATAG